One Natronolimnobius sp. AArcel1 genomic region harbors:
- a CDS encoding HalOD1 output domain-containing protein gives MLTKFTKMLNFQDSMNFECYCEVEQCSKLITSHSQGSCMGSGAMTVYRGCTPVVDAQYEADGEQTPVAEIIDAVATAADVEPVELPPLYEFIDADSLNNLFQHKGAADSETILGFRIDHWNVFVRGDGRIRVCDGTQPTDPQPVFGSPAP, from the coding sequence GTGCTAACGAAGTTCACCAAGATGTTGAATTTTCAGGACAGCATGAATTTTGAATGTTATTGCGAGGTTGAACAATGCAGCAAGCTGATAACCAGTCACTCTCAAGGTTCTTGCATGGGATCGGGAGCCATGACGGTCTACCGAGGTTGTACCCCGGTTGTCGATGCACAATATGAAGCAGATGGGGAACAAACACCAGTAGCGGAGATTATTGACGCAGTGGCGACAGCAGCTGATGTTGAACCGGTCGAATTACCACCGTTGTACGAGTTCATCGATGCCGATAGCCTCAACAACCTCTTCCAGCACAAGGGGGCTGCTGATAGCGAAACCATCCTCGGTTTCAGGATCGACCATTGGAACGTTTTTGTTCGAGGCGATGGCCGGATTCGCGTCTGTGACGGGACGCAGCCTACTGACCCACAGCCTGTTTTCGGGTCTCCTGCACCCTAA
- a CDS encoding HalOD1 output domain-containing protein — MTKDHDPSDDPFEELGEKSSDEWEWSGKRGDPFAVSGGETDDSQSRSAGEEYDASLVILDQIAEREDCDITDLPPLEDTISVEAVDELATSNSIERIEFWYCGYKIRITREDIQIQDVTGDNGQAGAHKE, encoded by the coding sequence ATGACTAAAGACCACGACCCCAGCGACGACCCGTTCGAGGAACTCGGGGAAAAGTCATCCGACGAGTGGGAGTGGTCCGGGAAGAGAGGAGATCCCTTCGCAGTATCCGGGGGAGAGACCGACGACTCTCAGTCCCGGTCGGCCGGTGAGGAATATGATGCCTCTCTAGTGATCCTTGATCAGATAGCCGAGAGGGAAGACTGCGATATCACAGATCTCCCACCTCTGGAAGACACGATCAGCGTTGAAGCAGTAGATGAATTGGCAACCAGTAACTCGATCGAACGAATCGAGTTCTGGTACTGTGGGTACAAAATCAGGATCACACGCGAGGACATCCAAATTCAGGACGTAACAGGTGATAACGGGCAAGCTGGAGCCCACAAAGAGTAA
- a CDS encoding HalOD1 output domain-containing protein yields MDATVSGVGVEAVEYSQESGTVRTQFDQEKTPASMAVVATLADVMDTDPVELDPLHSTVDADELDALVHVRNGTNGDTHVAFTHEGHAITVHSYGVITITPEHELTVEKHEGGEAK; encoded by the coding sequence ATGGACGCAACGGTATCTGGGGTTGGAGTCGAAGCGGTCGAGTACTCTCAGGAATCTGGGACTGTCCGCACGCAGTTTGATCAGGAGAAGACACCCGCGAGCATGGCTGTTGTCGCAACGCTGGCGGACGTAATGGACACTGATCCGGTAGAACTGGACCCGCTCCATTCCACTGTTGACGCCGACGAATTAGATGCGCTCGTCCACGTTCGCAACGGGACGAACGGAGACACCCACGTTGCATTCACGCACGAGGGGCACGCAATAACCGTACACAGCTACGGTGTGATCACCATCACACCAGAACACGAACTCACAGTGGAGAAACACGAAGGGGGCGAGGCAAAATGA
- a CDS encoding nucleotidyltransferase domain-containing protein, with the protein MQEQMRVLLDFPFPEERVFRYQAMQDILHHLVNNPFEEFTQKELATITDSDISSVSRAVELLEQMGVLDIANGKPAQIRIDQDHITGSNPLFTIPQREFRKPVQAFLNELAKDVEASDDVDEVVGIILFGSVARGQADRSSDIDLLVIVKGNLTYGRRLASQLVRDLEERTFHGERYQFEVLVETPESAASHGEKLREIFDEGLVLERIGALEDVRKAAYETERGGE; encoded by the coding sequence ATGCAAGAGCAGATGCGGGTGCTTCTCGATTTCCCCTTTCCGGAGGAACGAGTCTTCCGATACCAGGCGATGCAAGACATCCTCCATCATTTGGTGAATAACCCGTTCGAGGAGTTTACGCAGAAAGAATTAGCGACGATCACTGACTCCGATATCTCTTCTGTCTCACGAGCTGTCGAACTCCTCGAACAGATGGGTGTCCTGGATATTGCGAACGGGAAACCAGCACAGATCAGGATCGATCAAGATCACATCACTGGATCTAACCCACTGTTCACCATTCCACAGCGAGAGTTTCGAAAGCCGGTACAAGCATTCCTCAATGAACTCGCCAAAGACGTCGAAGCCTCTGATGACGTTGACGAGGTGGTTGGGATCATCCTCTTCGGAAGCGTAGCTCGTGGACAAGCCGATCGGAGTAGCGACATCGATCTCCTCGTCATCGTCAAGGGAAACCTTACGTACGGACGTCGCCTCGCTTCCCAACTCGTTAGAGACTTGGAGGAACGAACGTTCCATGGAGAACGTTACCAGTTCGAAGTGCTCGTCGAGACGCCTGAATCTGCTGCATCACACGGGGAAAAGTTACGAGAGATCTTCGATGAGGGACTTGTTCTGGAGCGGATCGGTGCATTAGAGGATGTTCGAAAAGCGGCATATGAAACTGAACGAGGAGGTGAGTAA
- a CDS encoding helix-turn-helix domain-containing protein, with amino-acid sequence MSVITEIRIPSDAFELGQILSLEQTSAIELETLVPSGDVTVPLFWVYEPVENGFLEAVERYPTVNTVTEVDVFDDRTLIRIDWDASQDHLFQCILEHDGQILGATGSSEGWNFEIRFSDRETLSQCQTCCEDAHISLELTRIYNPTDPEAGPWYGLSEPQREALTLAIRRGYYDIPRGCTTAELADELGISDQAVTERLRRAIGTFGRYALLTPESAAEMD; translated from the coding sequence ATGAGTGTAATAACGGAGATTCGCATCCCATCTGATGCTTTTGAACTCGGGCAAATCCTCAGTCTAGAGCAAACCTCGGCCATCGAACTGGAAACGCTCGTCCCGAGTGGGGACGTCACCGTGCCGCTCTTCTGGGTCTACGAACCGGTCGAAAACGGCTTTCTCGAAGCCGTCGAACGCTATCCAACTGTCAACACCGTCACAGAGGTGGACGTGTTCGACGACAGGACGCTAATCAGGATCGACTGGGATGCGAGCCAGGACCACCTTTTTCAGTGCATCTTGGAACACGACGGGCAGATACTGGGTGCAACTGGATCGTCGGAAGGGTGGAATTTCGAGATACGGTTTTCAGACCGCGAGACATTGAGTCAGTGCCAGACCTGTTGTGAGGACGCGCACATCTCTCTGGAGCTAACCCGCATATATAATCCGACGGACCCTGAGGCCGGTCCGTGGTACGGCCTGAGTGAGCCCCAACGAGAAGCGTTGACGCTTGCCATTCGAAGGGGATACTACGATATTCCACGAGGGTGTACGACCGCAGAGTTAGCTGACGAACTCGGAATTTCCGATCAAGCAGTGACGGAGCGACTGCGTCGTGCCATTGGGACGTTCGGGAGGTACGCACTTCTCACGCCCGAGTCAGCGGCGGAAATGGACTGA
- a CDS encoding PD-(D/E)XK nuclease family protein, whose product MELTADDTERCIRPTTTEKAETRETSDRSPSDEQPGISAAVFGQAVHRLCEVRPPRQTWRSFIEQVFSEERSVGSDEPLQASSGDLDSIEGAAECAIRFIEDLHERSEMLATYDEFPIELTFPNGELQGYIDHLVVTPDRYHVVDYKTDRTGDNESVEEFLERRANHHEPQVMAYAASLMQADPERDVSVTLFFTDIDRRYTWGSNEVEDAYEVTNKRIHSALMSKKH is encoded by the coding sequence ATGGAGCTGACGGCAGACGACACTGAGCGGTGCATTCGACCAACCACGACGGAGAAAGCAGAGACAAGAGAGACGAGTGACCGATCACCCTCGGACGAACAGCCCGGCATCTCGGCAGCGGTCTTCGGACAGGCAGTACACCGACTCTGTGAGGTCCGACCCCCTCGCCAGACGTGGCGATCGTTTATCGAACAGGTGTTCTCAGAGGAACGATCGGTCGGTTCAGATGAGCCACTTCAGGCGAGTAGCGGTGATCTCGATTCGATCGAGGGTGCGGCCGAGTGTGCGATCAGGTTCATCGAGGATCTTCACGAGCGGAGTGAAATGCTGGCCACATACGACGAGTTCCCGATTGAGTTGACGTTTCCGAACGGAGAGCTCCAAGGGTACATCGACCACCTGGTCGTCACACCCGATCGGTACCACGTCGTCGATTACAAGACAGATCGAACGGGTGACAACGAATCCGTAGAAGAGTTCCTCGAACGACGTGCGAATCACCATGAGCCGCAGGTGATGGCGTACGCAGCTTCACTGATGCAGGCCGATCCGGAGCGTGACGTATCGGTGACGTTGTTCTTTACCGATATCGATCGCCGATATACTTGGGGATCTAACGAGGTGGAAGATGCCTATGAAGTTACCAATAAGCGGATTCACTCGGCACTAATGTCTAAAAAGCATTAA
- a CDS encoding resolvase, whose translation MSKALAWIRKSRGSDDDIGLEEQREVVTNLAYELADEVEMFDLGVHTGFSSLTRDDDSDLLDQNEDVLDVVEQLRSGEYDYLVAFDDRRICRDGYLTIITYACKQGDTEIAYVADVAEDDLTHDMHRLFERVTKQEEIRKAKSALQRRRENGYDEGRPKWGTTYDADGEYLVPDPETFPDVLTAIEMAESDEPEYSYRDIVGRTSIESVGTLKNILDRRDWYRELAIEHGNI comes from the coding sequence ATGAGTAAGGCGCTCGCGTGGATTCGAAAATCTCGCGGATCTGACGACGACATCGGACTTGAAGAGCAACGTGAGGTCGTCACAAACCTCGCATACGAGCTCGCCGACGAGGTCGAGATGTTCGACCTGGGCGTCCACACCGGGTTCAGTTCACTCACTCGGGATGATGACTCTGACCTCCTCGATCAAAACGAGGATGTCCTCGACGTCGTCGAGCAACTTCGAAGCGGAGAGTACGACTATCTCGTCGCCTTCGACGACCGGCGTATCTGCCGAGATGGATACCTTACCATCATCACGTACGCCTGCAAGCAGGGAGATACGGAGATTGCGTACGTTGCCGACGTTGCAGAGGACGATTTGACTCACGACATGCACCGGCTGTTCGAGCGAGTGACCAAACAGGAAGAGATCCGAAAGGCAAAGAGCGCACTCCAACGACGGCGAGAGAACGGGTACGACGAGGGACGACCAAAGTGGGGAACGACGTACGACGCCGACGGGGAATACCTCGTCCCGGATCCAGAGACGTTTCCCGATGTACTCACGGCTATCGAAATGGCGGAATCTGACGAGCCAGAATACTCGTACCGAGACATTGTCGGACGGACGTCGATCGAGTCAGTTGGGACACTGAAAAACATCCTCGACCGCCGTGACTGGTACCGAGAGTTGGCTATAGAACACGGGAATATCTGA
- a CDS encoding helix-turn-helix domain-containing protein, whose amino-acid sequence MATVMEFTSPTAEFPLGSVFKNLPGVTVELERLIPHQTLIIPYFWVRDVKTEDIEAEFEQHAGVSNIRMVDSIEDEYLMRAEWEQEYFGILSALAKANVVVLSGIGTKDEWRFEVRGESQETIGEFREYCQENDIPITITAVHAMLPIQGEGYELTETQREALVLAYERGYFDTPREVSLEEIADELGITQQSLSSRLRRGHRRLIGATLSSSV is encoded by the coding sequence ATGGCGACTGTGATGGAGTTTACGAGTCCGACAGCGGAGTTCCCACTGGGGAGTGTGTTCAAAAACTTGCCGGGTGTGACGGTCGAACTGGAGCGGCTGATTCCACACCAGACGCTGATTATCCCCTACTTCTGGGTACGCGATGTGAAAACGGAGGACATCGAAGCTGAGTTCGAACAACACGCCGGCGTGAGCAACATCCGAATGGTCGATAGCATCGAAGACGAGTATCTCATGCGTGCCGAGTGGGAACAAGAGTACTTCGGCATCCTGAGCGCGCTGGCCAAGGCCAACGTCGTCGTGCTCTCCGGAATCGGTACGAAAGACGAGTGGCGATTCGAGGTGCGCGGCGAGAGTCAGGAGACAATCGGCGAGTTTCGAGAGTACTGCCAGGAAAACGACATTCCGATAACAATCACCGCCGTCCACGCAATGCTCCCGATCCAGGGCGAGGGCTACGAGTTAACCGAGACCCAACGTGAGGCGCTGGTGTTAGCCTACGAGCGGGGCTACTTCGACACCCCACGCGAGGTGTCGCTCGAAGAGATCGCTGACGAGCTCGGCATCACCCAGCAATCGCTCTCATCACGCCTTCGACGCGGGCATCGACGCCTCATTGGAGCGACACTCAGTAGTTCGGTGTGA
- a CDS encoding PD-(D/E)XK nuclease family protein, with amino-acid sequence MEINHVASVLETVENRVQVLNESKRPPRTFFDVADVSRSESAWQHTLAYFLSPNEPHGFGATILGAFLRLIEEHSESTFEFYEYNLEDIEIQVEASADTGRPDIVLWLEEMWFLCVEIKVDAPETEDQTERYTNASRFGELCTASIPSSGHHFVYLASRHANDPKADKFVTITWQEVVEEFSQHFNPGVTAYPARSVAQLYDFVHHVKQSLNMVNEQGPNSEKVELAFEHSEMINELTDAADQFIKEYQASWDRRFEQDPPSGWTDKWTTIRNGNKWGRLMKADWRLPQNPTGAPQKTSGFSVAISIDVRLEDFERGETEAVFRVYGDNEYTECYLERFHSDGFQDQIQQRIKDTRLTVNESNEPRVLRSVHSFEFNDGEGHLEALKEAFLEYNKVVPHLEELYFEVQSDIKNPDQLFEDD; translated from the coding sequence GTGGAAATAAATCATGTTGCATCGGTTTTGGAAACGGTTGAAAACCGAGTTCAGGTGCTCAATGAGTCAAAACGACCACCACGAACCTTCTTCGATGTGGCTGATGTTTCTCGTTCGGAATCTGCGTGGCAACACACGCTCGCGTATTTTCTGTCCCCCAATGAACCACATGGGTTTGGAGCGACTATCCTTGGAGCGTTCCTAAGATTAATTGAAGAACATTCTGAATCGACTTTCGAATTCTATGAGTACAATCTTGAGGACATCGAAATACAGGTCGAGGCCTCGGCCGATACTGGGCGTCCTGACATTGTTCTCTGGCTGGAGGAGATGTGGTTCCTATGCGTGGAAATCAAAGTCGATGCCCCAGAAACGGAGGATCAAACAGAGCGGTACACTAACGCGTCTCGATTCGGTGAGCTGTGTACGGCATCTATTCCATCATCTGGCCACCACTTTGTGTATCTTGCTAGTCGGCATGCGAACGACCCTAAAGCAGACAAGTTCGTAACAATAACTTGGCAAGAGGTCGTCGAAGAGTTTTCCCAGCACTTCAATCCCGGTGTCACAGCGTATCCTGCTAGAAGCGTCGCACAATTATACGATTTCGTTCACCACGTTAAGCAGTCACTCAATATGGTAAATGAACAAGGTCCGAATTCCGAGAAGGTTGAACTGGCGTTCGAACACAGTGAGATGATTAATGAACTCACAGACGCTGCCGATCAGTTCATCAAAGAGTATCAGGCATCGTGGGACAGACGCTTCGAACAGGATCCACCAAGTGGCTGGACAGACAAGTGGACGACCATTCGAAATGGGAACAAGTGGGGGCGCTTGATGAAGGCAGATTGGAGACTTCCTCAAAATCCAACTGGAGCTCCACAAAAGACCTCCGGATTTTCTGTTGCGATTTCAATTGACGTCAGGTTAGAAGATTTTGAACGAGGGGAAACGGAAGCTGTGTTCCGGGTTTACGGAGATAATGAGTATACTGAATGTTACTTGGAGCGATTTCACTCGGATGGGTTTCAGGACCAAATCCAACAACGAATCAAAGATACTCGGCTAACAGTCAATGAATCCAATGAACCGAGGGTACTCAGGTCAGTACATTCCTTCGAATTCAACGACGGCGAGGGGCATTTGGAGGCACTGAAGGAAGCCTTTCTAGAATATAATAAGGTCGTGCCTCATCTTGAAGAACTATATTTTGAGGTTCAATCAGATATCAAAAACCCAGATCAGTTATTTGAGGATGACTGA
- a CDS encoding site-specific integrase, with translation MTENSLEPITPQKAKDKYLKDREDDARYDTIDTIQRGLDHFITWCEYEGIENLNTIGGRELLSYKNWCKENTENNTVSLNGLLSILRRFLVFCVKIEAVKSKVPDKVPIPKIPDDEDVCYEKPTDEEVEQAVAYLETYEPASRRHVEYAIIKENGNRVGALRAIDEEDVDLKEQVIEFQDRQENDYTDEKGTPLKNGTDGEREINISKELAELIRRYLNNPDRHDVTDMFGREPLLTTRYGRPSVETIRRDLYKLTRPCTYADSCPHDRDIDSCEATKSYNASKCPSSHSPHPLRRWSIEHQIDRGVPKDQLSDRVDVSVPVLNKHYDLRKEERKRKQRLKTFEKLFDGYGDPDATLSETELAALMNDDGMIDPVALNELIAKSEKEQTPSHDRSSNDSDTEGERDEGQLGITDFSEGPNAVWQPAVIPVLAGVAVGKWIPGRLTHELEALAPPSEDSPWPNQSRAAKGMAAYALYVCLVSVNFALLGLLPA, from the coding sequence ATGACGGAGAATAGTCTCGAACCAATAACTCCACAAAAGGCAAAGGACAAGTATTTGAAAGATAGAGAGGATGACGCTCGCTACGATACGATAGACACCATCCAACGAGGATTAGACCACTTTATCACTTGGTGTGAATACGAGGGGATTGAGAATCTTAACACCATTGGCGGAAGGGAGCTGTTATCGTATAAGAACTGGTGTAAGGAAAATACTGAAAACAATACCGTGAGTCTTAACGGACTTCTCAGTATCCTTCGTCGATTCCTTGTCTTTTGTGTAAAGATTGAGGCTGTCAAATCTAAGGTACCCGATAAAGTCCCAATCCCGAAGATCCCGGATGACGAAGACGTCTGTTATGAAAAGCCGACAGATGAGGAAGTTGAGCAAGCGGTAGCGTACCTCGAAACGTACGAGCCAGCGTCGCGTCGTCACGTTGAGTACGCAATCATCAAAGAGAACGGCAACCGAGTTGGTGCCCTTCGGGCGATTGATGAGGAGGATGTGGATCTGAAGGAGCAAGTAATTGAATTCCAGGACCGACAAGAGAACGACTACACTGACGAGAAGGGAACACCGCTTAAAAACGGCACGGACGGCGAACGTGAAATTAACATTTCCAAAGAGTTGGCAGAATTGATTCGCCGATACCTCAATAACCCCGATCGACACGACGTTACGGACATGTTTGGCCGAGAGCCGTTGCTAACAACGAGATACGGTCGGCCATCGGTCGAAACGATTCGCCGTGATCTGTACAAACTCACTCGTCCGTGCACGTACGCTGACTCTTGCCCTCACGACCGCGACATCGACTCCTGTGAAGCGACTAAGAGCTACAACGCCTCTAAGTGCCCATCTAGTCACAGTCCCCATCCACTTCGCCGGTGGTCAATTGAGCATCAAATCGACCGTGGGGTCCCCAAGGATCAGCTGTCCGATCGAGTTGACGTTTCTGTTCCTGTGCTCAACAAACACTACGATCTACGAAAAGAAGAAAGAAAGCGAAAGCAACGGCTGAAGACGTTCGAGAAATTGTTCGACGGATATGGTGACCCAGACGCCACATTGAGCGAAACAGAGCTGGCTGCTCTCATGAATGACGACGGGATGATTGATCCTGTTGCACTGAATGAGTTGATCGCTAAATCGGAAAAAGAACAGACCCCATCGCATGACAGGTCGTCCAACGATAGCGACACCGAAGGTGAGAGGGATGAGGGCCAGTTAGGAATTACCGACTTCTCCGAAGGGCCAAACGCGGTCTGGCAACCGGCCGTAATACCAGTCCTTGCGGGTGTTGCAGTGGGCAAGTGGATTCCTGGTCGGCTCACTCATGAACTGGAAGCATTGGCTCCCCCATCGGAAGACTCACCGTGGCCAAATCAGAGTAGAGCAGCAAAGGGTATGGCTGCATACGCACTATACGTGTGTCTGGTTTCAGTGAATTTCGCACTTCTCGGACTCCTCCCAGCGTGA